In one Nyctibius grandis isolate bNycGra1 chromosome 19, bNycGra1.pri, whole genome shotgun sequence genomic region, the following are encoded:
- the CCM2L gene encoding cerebral cavernous malformations 2 protein-like isoform X2 has translation MDCDAKKGKKGFVSPIKRLVFPRAARRPVPRSSVCRRPLHSVPLYPPDYLIDPQILLHDYVEKEFLGHLTWVTASLNPSSRDEVLQLLDTARQLKELPLQTTPEQDSILSLSARCLLLTWRDDEELILRIPTHEIAAASYLRDDALHLLILKTGLGVDPVPAGAHPEAAPVGVPEAFPAERRPGGSWPEGGRLGGPMERRHTICSLDWRAARGGQEGRQGGSLERRRGGSWERRQRGRPSGSWERRVPCGGSWERRRAAGGTGGSWERGAGFGSWERRHTGSNPLDPQEPCPDAYSNLVILAVPNRDAAEESCALICQVFQIIYGDQSIECVDRAGYHYTSTPTRPWLSSRSESCRTDGTYGYDADFSCCSSFNSSHETFEAYYSGASSPSCHRSHHSLATACSGSDQSGTGLEQLQDYMVTLRNKLSPQEIQQFAVLLREYRLGTPVREYCGELLRLYGDRRKFLLLGMRPFIPDQDIGYFETFLESIGIREGGILTDSFGRIKRSMSNTSASAVRSYDSWSLRSESESFNRMITDITHDIEALARDEEEEEEEEEEDNYL, from the exons aTGGACTGCGACgccaagaaggggaagaag ggcttCGTGTCGCCCATCAAGCGgctggtgttccccagggcgGCTCGGAGGCCGGTGCCCCGCAGCAGCGTCTGCCGGCGCCCGCTCCACTCCGTGCCCCTCTACCCCCCCGACTACCTGATCGACCCCCAGATCCTGCTGCACGACTACGTGGAGAAGGAG TTTTTAGGCCACCTGACGTGGGTGACAGCCTCCCTGAACCCCTCCAGCCGCGATgaggtgctgcagctgctggacaCGGCCAGG cagctgaaggagctgCCACTGCAGACGACGCCGGAGCAGGACAGCATCCTCAGCCTCTCCGCGCGCTGCCTCCTGCTCACCTGGCGCGACGACGAGGAGCTCATCCTGCGCATCCCCACCCACGAGATCGCCGCCGCCTCCTACCTGCGCGACGACGCCCTGCACCTCCTCATCCTCAAAACCG GCCTGGGAGTGGACCCGGTGCCCGCCGGTGCGCACCCCGAGGCAGCCCCGGTTGGGGTGCCGGAGGCGTTCCCTGCCGAGAGGCGCCCGGGGGGCTCGTGGCCGGAGGGCGGCCGGCTGGGGGGCCCCATGGAGCGGCGGCACACCATCTGCAGCCTGGActggcgggcggcgcggggcgggcaggaGGGTCGGCAGGGCGGCAGCCTGGAGCGGCGTCGGGGCGGTAGCTGGGAGCGGCGGCAGCGCGGGCGGCCCTCGGGCAGCTGGGAGCGGCGGGTGCCCTGCGGCGGCAGCtgggagcggcggcgggcggccggtGGCACCGGCGGCAGCTGGGAGCGTGGCGCCGGCTTCGGCAGCTGGGAGCGGCGGCACACGGGCAGCAACCCGCTGGACCCGCAGGAGCCCTGCCCCGACGCCTACTCCAACCTCGTCATCCTCGCCGTGCCCAACCGG GATGCCGCCGAGGAGTCCTGCGCGCTCATCTGCCAGGTCTTCCAGATCATCTACGGGGACCAGAGCATCGAGTGCGTGGACCGTGCTGGGTACCACTACACCTCCACGCCCACGCGGCCCTGGCTCTCCAGCAGGA gcGAGAGCTGCCGCACAGACGGGACGTACGGCTACGACGCCgacttcagctgctgcagctcctt CAACAGCTCCCACGAGACCTTCGAAGCGTATTACAGCGGCGCCTCCTCGCCCTCCTGCCACCGGTCCCACCACAGCCTGGCCACCGCCTGCAGCGGCAGCGACCAGAGTGGCacggggctggagcagctgcaggactACATGGTGACG CTGCGCAACAAGCTGTCGCCGCAGGAGATCCAGCAGTTCGCCGTCCTGCTCCGCGAGTACCGCCTGGGCACGCCGGTGCGGGAGTACTGCGGGGAGCTGCTGCGCCTCTACGGGGACCGCCGGAAATTCCTGCTCCTGG GAATGAGGCCCTTCATCCCCGACCAAGACATCGGGTACTTCGAGACCTTCCTGGAGAGCATCGGCATCCGGGAGGGCGGGATCCTCACCGACAGCTTCGGCCGCATCAAGCGCAGCATGAGCAACACGTCGGCCTCGGCCGTGCGCAGCTACGACAGCTGGTCCCTGCGCTCCGAGTCGGAGTCCTTCAACCGCATGATCACGGACATCACCCACGACATCGAGGCGCTGGCGcgggacgaggaggaggaggaggaggaggaggaagaggacaaCTACCTGTGA
- the CCM2L gene encoding cerebral cavernous malformations 2 protein-like isoform X4 has protein sequence MDCDAKKGKKGFVSPIKRLVFPRAARRPVPRSSVCRRPLHSVPLYPPDYLIDPQILLHDYVEKEVKFLGHLTWVTASLNPSSRDEVLQLLDTARTTPEQDSILSLSARCLLLTWRDDEELILRIPTHEIAAASYLRDDALHLLILKTGLGVDPVPAGAHPEAAPVGVPEAFPAERRPGGSWPEGGRLGGPMERRHTICSLDWRAARGGQEGRQGGSLERRRGGSWERRQRGRPSGSWERRVPCGGSWERRRAAGGTGGSWERGAGFGSWERRHTGSNPLDPQEPCPDAYSNLVILAVPNRDAAEESCALICQVFQIIYGDQSIECVDRAGYHYTSTPTRPWLSSRSESCRTDGTYGYDADFSCCSSFNSSHETFEAYYSGASSPSCHRSHHSLATACSGSDQSGTGLEQLQDYMVTLRNKLSPQEIQQFAVLLREYRLGTPVREYCGELLRLYGDRRKFLLLGMRPFIPDQDIGYFETFLESIGIREGGILTDSFGRIKRSMSNTSASAVRSYDSWSLRSESESFNRMITDITHDIEALARDEEEEEEEEEEDNYL, from the exons aTGGACTGCGACgccaagaaggggaagaag ggcttCGTGTCGCCCATCAAGCGgctggtgttccccagggcgGCTCGGAGGCCGGTGCCCCGCAGCAGCGTCTGCCGGCGCCCGCTCCACTCCGTGCCCCTCTACCCCCCCGACTACCTGATCGACCCCCAGATCCTGCTGCACGACTACGTGGAGAAGGAGGTGAAG TTTTTAGGCCACCTGACGTGGGTGACAGCCTCCCTGAACCCCTCCAGCCGCGATgaggtgctgcagctgctggacaCGGCCAGG ACGACGCCGGAGCAGGACAGCATCCTCAGCCTCTCCGCGCGCTGCCTCCTGCTCACCTGGCGCGACGACGAGGAGCTCATCCTGCGCATCCCCACCCACGAGATCGCCGCCGCCTCCTACCTGCGCGACGACGCCCTGCACCTCCTCATCCTCAAAACCG GCCTGGGAGTGGACCCGGTGCCCGCCGGTGCGCACCCCGAGGCAGCCCCGGTTGGGGTGCCGGAGGCGTTCCCTGCCGAGAGGCGCCCGGGGGGCTCGTGGCCGGAGGGCGGCCGGCTGGGGGGCCCCATGGAGCGGCGGCACACCATCTGCAGCCTGGActggcgggcggcgcggggcgggcaggaGGGTCGGCAGGGCGGCAGCCTGGAGCGGCGTCGGGGCGGTAGCTGGGAGCGGCGGCAGCGCGGGCGGCCCTCGGGCAGCTGGGAGCGGCGGGTGCCCTGCGGCGGCAGCtgggagcggcggcgggcggccggtGGCACCGGCGGCAGCTGGGAGCGTGGCGCCGGCTTCGGCAGCTGGGAGCGGCGGCACACGGGCAGCAACCCGCTGGACCCGCAGGAGCCCTGCCCCGACGCCTACTCCAACCTCGTCATCCTCGCCGTGCCCAACCGG GATGCCGCCGAGGAGTCCTGCGCGCTCATCTGCCAGGTCTTCCAGATCATCTACGGGGACCAGAGCATCGAGTGCGTGGACCGTGCTGGGTACCACTACACCTCCACGCCCACGCGGCCCTGGCTCTCCAGCAGGA gcGAGAGCTGCCGCACAGACGGGACGTACGGCTACGACGCCgacttcagctgctgcagctcctt CAACAGCTCCCACGAGACCTTCGAAGCGTATTACAGCGGCGCCTCCTCGCCCTCCTGCCACCGGTCCCACCACAGCCTGGCCACCGCCTGCAGCGGCAGCGACCAGAGTGGCacggggctggagcagctgcaggactACATGGTGACG CTGCGCAACAAGCTGTCGCCGCAGGAGATCCAGCAGTTCGCCGTCCTGCTCCGCGAGTACCGCCTGGGCACGCCGGTGCGGGAGTACTGCGGGGAGCTGCTGCGCCTCTACGGGGACCGCCGGAAATTCCTGCTCCTGG GAATGAGGCCCTTCATCCCCGACCAAGACATCGGGTACTTCGAGACCTTCCTGGAGAGCATCGGCATCCGGGAGGGCGGGATCCTCACCGACAGCTTCGGCCGCATCAAGCGCAGCATGAGCAACACGTCGGCCTCGGCCGTGCGCAGCTACGACAGCTGGTCCCTGCGCTCCGAGTCGGAGTCCTTCAACCGCATGATCACGGACATCACCCACGACATCGAGGCGCTGGCGcgggacgaggaggaggaggaggaggaggaggaagaggacaaCTACCTGTGA
- the CCM2L gene encoding cerebral cavernous malformations 2 protein-like isoform X5 — MDCDAKKGKKGFVSPIKRLVFPRAARRPVPRSSVCRRPLHSVPLYPPDYLIDPQILLHDYVEKEVKFLGHLTWVTASLNPSSRDEVLQLLDTARQLKELPLQTTPEQDSILSLSARCLLLTWRDDEELILRIPTHEIAAASYLRDDALHLLILKTGLGVDPVPAGAHPEAAPVGVPEAFPAERRPGGSWPEGGRLGGPMERRHTICSLDWRAARGGQEGRQGGSLERRRGGSWERRQRGRPSGSWERRVPCGGSWERRRAAGGTGGSWERGAGFGSWERRHTGSNPLDPQEPCPDAYSNLVILAVPNRIIYGDQSIECVDRAGYHYTSTPTRPWLSSRSESCRTDGTYGYDADFSCCSSFNSSHETFEAYYSGASSPSCHRSHHSLATACSGSDQSGTGLEQLQDYMVTLRNKLSPQEIQQFAVLLREYRLGTPVREYCGELLRLYGDRRKFLLLGMRPFIPDQDIGYFETFLESIGIREGGILTDSFGRIKRSMSNTSASAVRSYDSWSLRSESESFNRMITDITHDIEALARDEEEEEEEEEEDNYL; from the exons aTGGACTGCGACgccaagaaggggaagaag ggcttCGTGTCGCCCATCAAGCGgctggtgttccccagggcgGCTCGGAGGCCGGTGCCCCGCAGCAGCGTCTGCCGGCGCCCGCTCCACTCCGTGCCCCTCTACCCCCCCGACTACCTGATCGACCCCCAGATCCTGCTGCACGACTACGTGGAGAAGGAGGTGAAG TTTTTAGGCCACCTGACGTGGGTGACAGCCTCCCTGAACCCCTCCAGCCGCGATgaggtgctgcagctgctggacaCGGCCAGG cagctgaaggagctgCCACTGCAGACGACGCCGGAGCAGGACAGCATCCTCAGCCTCTCCGCGCGCTGCCTCCTGCTCACCTGGCGCGACGACGAGGAGCTCATCCTGCGCATCCCCACCCACGAGATCGCCGCCGCCTCCTACCTGCGCGACGACGCCCTGCACCTCCTCATCCTCAAAACCG GCCTGGGAGTGGACCCGGTGCCCGCCGGTGCGCACCCCGAGGCAGCCCCGGTTGGGGTGCCGGAGGCGTTCCCTGCCGAGAGGCGCCCGGGGGGCTCGTGGCCGGAGGGCGGCCGGCTGGGGGGCCCCATGGAGCGGCGGCACACCATCTGCAGCCTGGActggcgggcggcgcggggcgggcaggaGGGTCGGCAGGGCGGCAGCCTGGAGCGGCGTCGGGGCGGTAGCTGGGAGCGGCGGCAGCGCGGGCGGCCCTCGGGCAGCTGGGAGCGGCGGGTGCCCTGCGGCGGCAGCtgggagcggcggcgggcggccggtGGCACCGGCGGCAGCTGGGAGCGTGGCGCCGGCTTCGGCAGCTGGGAGCGGCGGCACACGGGCAGCAACCCGCTGGACCCGCAGGAGCCCTGCCCCGACGCCTACTCCAACCTCGTCATCCTCGCCGTGCCCAACCGG ATCATCTACGGGGACCAGAGCATCGAGTGCGTGGACCGTGCTGGGTACCACTACACCTCCACGCCCACGCGGCCCTGGCTCTCCAGCAGGA gcGAGAGCTGCCGCACAGACGGGACGTACGGCTACGACGCCgacttcagctgctgcagctcctt CAACAGCTCCCACGAGACCTTCGAAGCGTATTACAGCGGCGCCTCCTCGCCCTCCTGCCACCGGTCCCACCACAGCCTGGCCACCGCCTGCAGCGGCAGCGACCAGAGTGGCacggggctggagcagctgcaggactACATGGTGACG CTGCGCAACAAGCTGTCGCCGCAGGAGATCCAGCAGTTCGCCGTCCTGCTCCGCGAGTACCGCCTGGGCACGCCGGTGCGGGAGTACTGCGGGGAGCTGCTGCGCCTCTACGGGGACCGCCGGAAATTCCTGCTCCTGG GAATGAGGCCCTTCATCCCCGACCAAGACATCGGGTACTTCGAGACCTTCCTGGAGAGCATCGGCATCCGGGAGGGCGGGATCCTCACCGACAGCTTCGGCCGCATCAAGCGCAGCATGAGCAACACGTCGGCCTCGGCCGTGCGCAGCTACGACAGCTGGTCCCTGCGCTCCGAGTCGGAGTCCTTCAACCGCATGATCACGGACATCACCCACGACATCGAGGCGCTGGCGcgggacgaggaggaggaggaggaggaggaggaagaggacaaCTACCTGTGA
- the CCM2L gene encoding cerebral cavernous malformations 2 protein-like isoform X3, translating into MDCDAKKGKKGFVSPIKRLVFPRAARRPVPRSSVCRRPLHSVPLYPPDYLIDPQILLHDYVEKEVKFLGHLTWVTASLNPSSRDEVLQLLDTARQLKELPLQTTPEQDSILSLSARCLLLTWRDDEELILRIPTHEIAAASYLRDDALHLLILKTGLGVDPVPAGAHPEAAPVGVPEAFPAERRPGGSWPEGGRLGGPMERRHTICSLDWRAARGGQEGRQGGSLERRRGGSWERRQRGRPSGSWERRVPCGGSWERRRAAGGTGGSWERGAGFGSWERRHTGSNPLDPQEPCPDAYSNLVILAVPNRDAAEESCALICQVFQIIYGDQSIECVDRAGYHYTSTPTRPWLSSRSESCRTDGTYGYDADFSCCSSFSHETFEAYYSGASSPSCHRSHHSLATACSGSDQSGTGLEQLQDYMVTLRNKLSPQEIQQFAVLLREYRLGTPVREYCGELLRLYGDRRKFLLLGMRPFIPDQDIGYFETFLESIGIREGGILTDSFGRIKRSMSNTSASAVRSYDSWSLRSESESFNRMITDITHDIEALARDEEEEEEEEEEDNYL; encoded by the exons aTGGACTGCGACgccaagaaggggaagaag ggcttCGTGTCGCCCATCAAGCGgctggtgttccccagggcgGCTCGGAGGCCGGTGCCCCGCAGCAGCGTCTGCCGGCGCCCGCTCCACTCCGTGCCCCTCTACCCCCCCGACTACCTGATCGACCCCCAGATCCTGCTGCACGACTACGTGGAGAAGGAGGTGAAG TTTTTAGGCCACCTGACGTGGGTGACAGCCTCCCTGAACCCCTCCAGCCGCGATgaggtgctgcagctgctggacaCGGCCAGG cagctgaaggagctgCCACTGCAGACGACGCCGGAGCAGGACAGCATCCTCAGCCTCTCCGCGCGCTGCCTCCTGCTCACCTGGCGCGACGACGAGGAGCTCATCCTGCGCATCCCCACCCACGAGATCGCCGCCGCCTCCTACCTGCGCGACGACGCCCTGCACCTCCTCATCCTCAAAACCG GCCTGGGAGTGGACCCGGTGCCCGCCGGTGCGCACCCCGAGGCAGCCCCGGTTGGGGTGCCGGAGGCGTTCCCTGCCGAGAGGCGCCCGGGGGGCTCGTGGCCGGAGGGCGGCCGGCTGGGGGGCCCCATGGAGCGGCGGCACACCATCTGCAGCCTGGActggcgggcggcgcggggcgggcaggaGGGTCGGCAGGGCGGCAGCCTGGAGCGGCGTCGGGGCGGTAGCTGGGAGCGGCGGCAGCGCGGGCGGCCCTCGGGCAGCTGGGAGCGGCGGGTGCCCTGCGGCGGCAGCtgggagcggcggcgggcggccggtGGCACCGGCGGCAGCTGGGAGCGTGGCGCCGGCTTCGGCAGCTGGGAGCGGCGGCACACGGGCAGCAACCCGCTGGACCCGCAGGAGCCCTGCCCCGACGCCTACTCCAACCTCGTCATCCTCGCCGTGCCCAACCGG GATGCCGCCGAGGAGTCCTGCGCGCTCATCTGCCAGGTCTTCCAGATCATCTACGGGGACCAGAGCATCGAGTGCGTGGACCGTGCTGGGTACCACTACACCTCCACGCCCACGCGGCCCTGGCTCTCCAGCAGGA gcGAGAGCTGCCGCACAGACGGGACGTACGGCTACGACGCCgacttcagctgctgcagctcctt CTCCCACGAGACCTTCGAAGCGTATTACAGCGGCGCCTCCTCGCCCTCCTGCCACCGGTCCCACCACAGCCTGGCCACCGCCTGCAGCGGCAGCGACCAGAGTGGCacggggctggagcagctgcaggactACATGGTGACG CTGCGCAACAAGCTGTCGCCGCAGGAGATCCAGCAGTTCGCCGTCCTGCTCCGCGAGTACCGCCTGGGCACGCCGGTGCGGGAGTACTGCGGGGAGCTGCTGCGCCTCTACGGGGACCGCCGGAAATTCCTGCTCCTGG GAATGAGGCCCTTCATCCCCGACCAAGACATCGGGTACTTCGAGACCTTCCTGGAGAGCATCGGCATCCGGGAGGGCGGGATCCTCACCGACAGCTTCGGCCGCATCAAGCGCAGCATGAGCAACACGTCGGCCTCGGCCGTGCGCAGCTACGACAGCTGGTCCCTGCGCTCCGAGTCGGAGTCCTTCAACCGCATGATCACGGACATCACCCACGACATCGAGGCGCTGGCGcgggacgaggaggaggaggaggaggaggaggaagaggacaaCTACCTGTGA
- the CCM2L gene encoding cerebral cavernous malformations 2 protein-like isoform X1, producing the protein MDCDAKKGKKGFVSPIKRLVFPRAARRPVPRSSVCRRPLHSVPLYPPDYLIDPQILLHDYVEKEVKFLGHLTWVTASLNPSSRDEVLQLLDTARQLKELPLQTTPEQDSILSLSARCLLLTWRDDEELILRIPTHEIAAASYLRDDALHLLILKTGLGVDPVPAGAHPEAAPVGVPEAFPAERRPGGSWPEGGRLGGPMERRHTICSLDWRAARGGQEGRQGGSLERRRGGSWERRQRGRPSGSWERRVPCGGSWERRRAAGGTGGSWERGAGFGSWERRHTGSNPLDPQEPCPDAYSNLVILAVPNRDAAEESCALICQVFQIIYGDQSIECVDRAGYHYTSTPTRPWLSSRSESCRTDGTYGYDADFSCCSSFNSSHETFEAYYSGASSPSCHRSHHSLATACSGSDQSGTGLEQLQDYMVTLRNKLSPQEIQQFAVLLREYRLGTPVREYCGELLRLYGDRRKFLLLGMRPFIPDQDIGYFETFLESIGIREGGILTDSFGRIKRSMSNTSASAVRSYDSWSLRSESESFNRMITDITHDIEALARDEEEEEEEEEEDNYL; encoded by the exons aTGGACTGCGACgccaagaaggggaagaag ggcttCGTGTCGCCCATCAAGCGgctggtgttccccagggcgGCTCGGAGGCCGGTGCCCCGCAGCAGCGTCTGCCGGCGCCCGCTCCACTCCGTGCCCCTCTACCCCCCCGACTACCTGATCGACCCCCAGATCCTGCTGCACGACTACGTGGAGAAGGAGGTGAAG TTTTTAGGCCACCTGACGTGGGTGACAGCCTCCCTGAACCCCTCCAGCCGCGATgaggtgctgcagctgctggacaCGGCCAGG cagctgaaggagctgCCACTGCAGACGACGCCGGAGCAGGACAGCATCCTCAGCCTCTCCGCGCGCTGCCTCCTGCTCACCTGGCGCGACGACGAGGAGCTCATCCTGCGCATCCCCACCCACGAGATCGCCGCCGCCTCCTACCTGCGCGACGACGCCCTGCACCTCCTCATCCTCAAAACCG GCCTGGGAGTGGACCCGGTGCCCGCCGGTGCGCACCCCGAGGCAGCCCCGGTTGGGGTGCCGGAGGCGTTCCCTGCCGAGAGGCGCCCGGGGGGCTCGTGGCCGGAGGGCGGCCGGCTGGGGGGCCCCATGGAGCGGCGGCACACCATCTGCAGCCTGGActggcgggcggcgcggggcgggcaggaGGGTCGGCAGGGCGGCAGCCTGGAGCGGCGTCGGGGCGGTAGCTGGGAGCGGCGGCAGCGCGGGCGGCCCTCGGGCAGCTGGGAGCGGCGGGTGCCCTGCGGCGGCAGCtgggagcggcggcgggcggccggtGGCACCGGCGGCAGCTGGGAGCGTGGCGCCGGCTTCGGCAGCTGGGAGCGGCGGCACACGGGCAGCAACCCGCTGGACCCGCAGGAGCCCTGCCCCGACGCCTACTCCAACCTCGTCATCCTCGCCGTGCCCAACCGG GATGCCGCCGAGGAGTCCTGCGCGCTCATCTGCCAGGTCTTCCAGATCATCTACGGGGACCAGAGCATCGAGTGCGTGGACCGTGCTGGGTACCACTACACCTCCACGCCCACGCGGCCCTGGCTCTCCAGCAGGA gcGAGAGCTGCCGCACAGACGGGACGTACGGCTACGACGCCgacttcagctgctgcagctcctt CAACAGCTCCCACGAGACCTTCGAAGCGTATTACAGCGGCGCCTCCTCGCCCTCCTGCCACCGGTCCCACCACAGCCTGGCCACCGCCTGCAGCGGCAGCGACCAGAGTGGCacggggctggagcagctgcaggactACATGGTGACG CTGCGCAACAAGCTGTCGCCGCAGGAGATCCAGCAGTTCGCCGTCCTGCTCCGCGAGTACCGCCTGGGCACGCCGGTGCGGGAGTACTGCGGGGAGCTGCTGCGCCTCTACGGGGACCGCCGGAAATTCCTGCTCCTGG GAATGAGGCCCTTCATCCCCGACCAAGACATCGGGTACTTCGAGACCTTCCTGGAGAGCATCGGCATCCGGGAGGGCGGGATCCTCACCGACAGCTTCGGCCGCATCAAGCGCAGCATGAGCAACACGTCGGCCTCGGCCGTGCGCAGCTACGACAGCTGGTCCCTGCGCTCCGAGTCGGAGTCCTTCAACCGCATGATCACGGACATCACCCACGACATCGAGGCGCTGGCGcgggacgaggaggaggaggaggaggaggaggaagaggacaaCTACCTGTGA
- the CCM2L gene encoding cerebral cavernous malformations 2 protein-like isoform X6 yields the protein MDCDAKKGKKGFVSPIKRLVFPRAARRPVPRSSVCRRPLHSVPLYPPDYLIDPQILLHDYVEKEVKFLGHLTWVTASLNPSSRDEVLQLLDTARQLKELPLQTTPEQDSILSLSARCLLLTWRDDEELILRIPTHEIAAASYLRDDALHLLILKTGLGVDPVPAGAHPEAAPVGVPEAFPAERRPGGSWPEGGRLGGPMERRHTICSLDWRAARGGQEGRQGGSLERRRGGSWERRQRGRPSGSWERRVPCGGSWERRRAAGGTGGSWERGAGFGSWERRHTGSNPLDPQEPCPDAYSNLVILAVPNRDAAEESCALICQVFQIIYGDQSIECVDRAGYHYTSTPTRPWLSSRSESCRTDGTYGYDADFSCCSSFNSSHETFEAYYSGASSPSCHRSHHSLATACSGSDQSGTGLEQLQDYMVTLRNKLSPQEIQQFAVLLREYRLGTPVREYCGELLRLYGDRRKFLLLGGGAGWHRTPMLPIRAMSPSPRGSWCPW from the exons aTGGACTGCGACgccaagaaggggaagaag ggcttCGTGTCGCCCATCAAGCGgctggtgttccccagggcgGCTCGGAGGCCGGTGCCCCGCAGCAGCGTCTGCCGGCGCCCGCTCCACTCCGTGCCCCTCTACCCCCCCGACTACCTGATCGACCCCCAGATCCTGCTGCACGACTACGTGGAGAAGGAGGTGAAG TTTTTAGGCCACCTGACGTGGGTGACAGCCTCCCTGAACCCCTCCAGCCGCGATgaggtgctgcagctgctggacaCGGCCAGG cagctgaaggagctgCCACTGCAGACGACGCCGGAGCAGGACAGCATCCTCAGCCTCTCCGCGCGCTGCCTCCTGCTCACCTGGCGCGACGACGAGGAGCTCATCCTGCGCATCCCCACCCACGAGATCGCCGCCGCCTCCTACCTGCGCGACGACGCCCTGCACCTCCTCATCCTCAAAACCG GCCTGGGAGTGGACCCGGTGCCCGCCGGTGCGCACCCCGAGGCAGCCCCGGTTGGGGTGCCGGAGGCGTTCCCTGCCGAGAGGCGCCCGGGGGGCTCGTGGCCGGAGGGCGGCCGGCTGGGGGGCCCCATGGAGCGGCGGCACACCATCTGCAGCCTGGActggcgggcggcgcggggcgggcaggaGGGTCGGCAGGGCGGCAGCCTGGAGCGGCGTCGGGGCGGTAGCTGGGAGCGGCGGCAGCGCGGGCGGCCCTCGGGCAGCTGGGAGCGGCGGGTGCCCTGCGGCGGCAGCtgggagcggcggcgggcggccggtGGCACCGGCGGCAGCTGGGAGCGTGGCGCCGGCTTCGGCAGCTGGGAGCGGCGGCACACGGGCAGCAACCCGCTGGACCCGCAGGAGCCCTGCCCCGACGCCTACTCCAACCTCGTCATCCTCGCCGTGCCCAACCGG GATGCCGCCGAGGAGTCCTGCGCGCTCATCTGCCAGGTCTTCCAGATCATCTACGGGGACCAGAGCATCGAGTGCGTGGACCGTGCTGGGTACCACTACACCTCCACGCCCACGCGGCCCTGGCTCTCCAGCAGGA gcGAGAGCTGCCGCACAGACGGGACGTACGGCTACGACGCCgacttcagctgctgcagctcctt CAACAGCTCCCACGAGACCTTCGAAGCGTATTACAGCGGCGCCTCCTCGCCCTCCTGCCACCGGTCCCACCACAGCCTGGCCACCGCCTGCAGCGGCAGCGACCAGAGTGGCacggggctggagcagctgcaggactACATGGTGACG CTGCGCAACAAGCTGTCGCCGCAGGAGATCCAGCAGTTCGCCGTCCTGCTCCGCGAGTACCGCCTGGGCACGCCGGTGCGGGAGTACTGCGGGGAGCTGCTGCGCCTCTACGGGGACCGCCGGAAATTCCTGCTCCTGG GCGGTGGGGCTGGCTGGCATCGCACCCCCATGCTGCCCATCCGGGCAATGTCACCGTCACCCCGAGGTTCATGGTGCCCGTGGTAG